From the Colletotrichum lupini chromosome 1, complete sequence genome, the window TAACTCCAAGGGCGGTCTCGGTAACGGAGGCACTATCGCGGTTGCTGTTGTCGTACCCATCGCTGCTGTTGCCCTGCTCATCCTGGCTGGCCTGTACTTCTGGAGAAAGAGGAAGCAGCGCAAGGACGCCGAGGAGGAGCGACGAAAGGAGGTCGAGGACTATGCCTACAACCCGAACGCGGACCCCACAATCCCGTCCCTTGGCGATGGCGGCTCGTACGAAATGAAGGAAGATGCGGCCTCATCCGGATACCGTGGTTGGGGTTCTACCACTCTTGCCGGCTCCACCGGACGCAAGGCGTCCACGACCATGTCCGGAGGCAACACAGGTGCGGCATACTCGGACACAACTTCACCCAGCAATGGAGGAACTGACAACCGTTCAGGAGAGCCTTTGATCAACGACGGCTCGTACTCGCCTGATGGCGAAATTCTTGGCGCCATGGGCCCTTCGGCAGCTATGAACCGTGGAGGCGGTGTTCAACGTGGACCTTCCAATGCGTCATCTTCCTACAGCGCAGGGAACCACTCAGATACCTCTGACGGAATCGGCATGGCAtacagcggcggcggcggcagcaacGGCAATGGCAATGGGAATGGTTACTACGATCAGTACGCCAACAACCCGTACTCTGACAGCCCTTACGCCAACCCGGCTACTGAGCTCCCCGGCCAACCGGTCATCCGCGACAACCCAGCTCGTCGCAACACTCGGATCGAGAACCCTTCGCACTATCCCCAACAGCAAAACGCTGGTATTTCCCAGAACTTCTAGACAAGGTCTGGTGTGTTACTCCAAAAGTTTTGTTTGTTGCTTATTAGTCTGCTGGGGTTCTGTTCCGAAGATACCCACCCTCCCCATCAGACCAACGATCTCGAAATCGAGAAACACATACGGCGTTACGGATTTACGGCACCATGCGACACGGTGGCATTTTATTGCCACGCGACGCTTctcttacttttaatattgtTTACTCCGTTGCCTTGCCTGGCGTATTCCAAACGTAATGGCTCGCCCAATGCCACGGAGATCATAATCCACTTCGACGCACATGATTTATTCGTCATATACATAAACATCTTGGGGATTTATATCGACCCATGCTATCCACAGCGTGTTGCTCCAGTTTAATCTGTTGTACATTGCATGCCCATGAAGGGCGCGCACAGGCAACATGATTTGCTAATGTCTTTCCTGGGCAAAGCAACCAAGGGTACCTTGGCAGCAAGAAACGAGCTTCCGCACAAGAAAAGTTGGAGGATTCTAGTATAGTAGTAGGTAGTTAAAGAGTAGGATAGTCGACATCTCTAAGATTTCGAAGCACAGTCTCATATAGACACGTATGAATGAATATTCCTTTGTCAATCTACTCTTGCATTCATATCGCTTCATCGTGCCGTTTCACTATAAGCCATCTAAGCGCGGAGTCTGTACCTGGTAACACGAATTTTTCCACTAACAATCGACTCGTTTATAACAGATTCTCCTACAACTTGGACCCCTCCTCTTCAACAACACCCATACCCTCGCTCAGCCCAACCCGATCCCACCAGAACCGGAACTGCCTCACCTCGGCCTCGGTCAGCGTCCGCACGCGCGCCACGGTGCCCCGGCGCCGCTGGCCCAGACGGCCCATGAGCTCGTCGTTGCCCTCGccaaagacgaggatcttgCCCCTCGTCTCGGTGGGGTCGTCTGCCGGTCTCGGGATGTAGTCGTCCGCGGCGGTGTCGCCAAAGGGGGAGATGAAGGGGGGCCAGGAGACGTCGTTTGAGGTTGGGCCCGGGCTGTCATGGCTGGTATCGACGGCGTTGGGGTCAGAGGTCGTGGCGAAGGAGGACCAGTGGGCGTGCATTGCGTCCGAGACGGCGAGCAGACCGGGCGTCTTGTGCGGGGTGAGGATGTTCGTGTCGTGTGTTGCCGCGGGGACGTGGTCGCCGTGGTTCGCGGCGGCGAGGTCGGCGTGTGCGGCGTACTCGTATACCCAGACCGGTGCCGCGCCAGCATCCCCGGCCGACTTCTTCTTGGAGGCAAAGTGCGCCGAGTGGAGGAGCGGTGCAATGTACCCGTAGTGCCCGTAGGCCTGCGCCAGCCGCCGGAACTGGGCGCCGTGAGAGGCCGTCGGAGGAGGCGGGTACGTCGACGGCGGCGGGTACAGCGTCTCGAGGGTCGCGAGGTCTGCGGCGGAGAGGGCGGGGATGAGGGCGGAGAAGAAGTCTGAGAGGGCTGTTGGGGAGGAGGCTGTTGCGGGCACGAACATTGTGCCTTCGGAGGTGTTGAAGCCTGTTAGGAGGGGcgggaggggagggaggaGTGTGGGTGAAGTCCAGGTCTTGATTGGGGCGAGGGGGATTATgctactgctgctgctgtcgttgtcgttgttgctgctgctggtttCCTCGATGGATGGTTGAAAGGGCCATTGGACCGAGGGGGCACACTCTGACCAGGTAGCCAGCGAGGCCTGGAGGATTTTTTCAAGGGGCAGGGCGCGAAGGGCTGGTAAAATCTCGTCTGGCGTCGATGAGAGTCTGGAGAGGCCTGCGTGGGTTAGGAAGCGGGTGAATTGTGCTTCGTGGCGGGGGTGCGTGGCCGCGAGGACGGAGCGGGCTGTCGGGGCGCCGGATTCGAGGATGGCGCGGTGGAAGAGGCGGCGCGAGGGCGGGGAGAGGAGGTGGTGGCCGAGCTGTGTGCTTGCGTGTTAGCACTCCAATTGACTCTCCCTTTCATGACTACTCCATCCTAGGGGAAAAGTGGAATAGAGATAGAGAGATGGAAGATGGCTGTGAAGGAGGTGTCAACATACCGAATGCGCCCCGGCGCTGAAGCCCATGACCGTGACATCCCCCTCATCTCCGCCAAACCTGCCAATGTTGCGCTGCACCCACTCGAGCAGCGCCCTCTGGTCCATCAACCCCAGATTCGCGATGACTTCCCCGGCAGCAACACCACACGGGAGGAACCCCAGCGGTCCAAGACGATAATTGAAGCTCACGGCAACCACATCGCGCTTCGAAAACGAAACAAACGCCGCGAGGTTCCTTTCCCCTCCCCTTCCGAAGTTGAAGGCCCCGCCATGCGCTACATTCGACTGCTGTCAGTACATACATACGTTGTACTTCAAACAGCCGCACCGCAACCATCGGCTGGAAAGGGGGAAACTTTGACTTACTATACACCAAAACCGGGACCTTCTTCCCTTCCACCACTGCCCCCGCCGGACGAAATACGTTAGCGTTCAAACACCCCTCTTCATCCGCTGGGTACGTCGGGTCCGCGGTGGGACACACGGGTCCGTACTCGGCCGCATCAAACGAGTCGCCAGAGTGGCCCGGCTCCTCTGGCCGACGAAGACGCTGGCACTTCGCATACGGCACACCGAGGAATACCTCCACATCGCGCGGGAACTCTGGTTCAGAGAGCGTGGTGCCGACGAAAGCTCCTTGATCCAGACGGACCGTCGGCCGCTGGTCTCGGGATGGGGTTGAGGCTGCGGGGCTCATGTTCTAATGGCGTTTTTCGCGGTAAAGTACCAAAAATTAGGTTGTGAAGAATTGATGCCGAGATGTGTTCGATTGCTGGCTTGCTTTTGTCTTCCGTCGAATCTACCAATCCTGAAATTGCTTGTATGTCGATGTAATGAAAGATTAAAGAGGAGCGACCCATCCGCTGGACCCAACGGGATGTCGTTGGCGTGCTCCGCTAGCGCCGGCACGCTAGCCGGCCGTGCGGTCCCGCCGTTGTCTCCATACCCCGGGTTACACTCTAACCTCTACAACGCGGTGTCTTGTTCATTGACGAATACCCGCCTGACGG encodes:
- a CDS encoding transmembrane alpha-helix domain-containing protein encodes the protein MSSNATTPGGEATTAPAATPGTSAPAETSAAAVTTTPPAETSAAAAPTTPQQPTTQQTSAAAAPTTSQAPAATTSAAAAPTTQQQNTTPTTQAAESTTQQQQTTLVATTVVITPTEAGGQTSTIFTVITQTKGVTQTGTAASSSASATASGGAINSGGNSKGGLGNGGTIAVAVVVPIAAVALLILAGLYFWRKRKQRKDAEEERRKEVEDYAYNPNADPTIPSLGDGGSYEMKEDAASSGYRGWGSTTLAGSTGRKASTTMSGGNTGAAYSDTTSPSNGGTDNRSGEPLINDGSYSPDGEILGAMGPSAAMNRGGGVQRGPSNASSSYSAGNHSDTSDGIGMAYSGGGGSNGNGNGNGYYDQYANNPYSDSPYANPATELPGQPVIRDNPARRNTRIENPSHYPQQQNAGISQNF